The genome window TTCCAACGCCTCTTAAAGTCGGAATCACTTTCTGAATAGTTCCGTCTGGATTGAAATTCAAATAATCAGCTCTGATTGATCTGGCTTTATCAAATTGAGGCGATAAATCGTTGTGGTGATAAAACAAATACCATTGCTTTTTAAATTCTATAATCGAATGATGATTAGTCCAGCATCCGGCAGGCGATTCATCCATAATAACGCCTGCAACTTTGAATGGACCTAACGGATTATAAGCAGTTGCATATTCTAAACGCTCAATTTTGTTTTCGACATGAGGATAAGTCAGGTAATAGATTCCGTTTCTCTCAAATACATACGGTCCTTCTTTTAATCCTATCGCAGGCAAATTTTCTAGTGTTTTCACCTCCGAATCTAATTCGGTCATGTTTTCCTTTAATTTGGCTCCATAAATATTTCCTCCAGACCAGTATAAATAAGCCTGTCCGTCTTTGTCAATAAAAACATTAGGATCAATCCCACTGATTCCTTTTATCGGATTTGGTTCCGGCACATAAGGTCCTTCAGGCTTACTGGCAATGGCCACGCCTACGGTAAATCCTTTTTTATAATTAATGGTATCTTTTGGTATACTCGGAAAATAGAAATAATACTTACCCTTTCTTTCAATACAATCTGGTGCCCACATGCTATAACTATTGGGTTTAACCCAGGAAACTGAATTTTGCTGTACTATCATTCCGTGATCTGTCCAATGGGTTAAGTCAGCCGAAGAAAACACATGATAATCTTCCATACAAAACCAGTCTTTGCGTCCTTTCCCTTCAGCCGCAAGAATATCATGAGACGGAAATATATAAACTTTATCTCCAAACACTCTCGCAGAAGGATCGGCCGTAAACTGATCTCGGATAAGCGGATTTTGAGCAAAAGAAACTGTGTTAATTATAAATACTAACACCATTTCAATTTTAAAAATACAGGTTAAATTCTTCATTTTATTTTACATTAATTGACTAAATATCCCTCCATTACATTTTTTAAGGAAACTGATACTTTAAATTGCTTCTTAAATACATAATTATCTGAATCCTTTTTTATTATTTAGAAAACATCCAATAATCAAAAAACATGATTTTGCTGGAAGCTTTTCCTTTAAACACAAAATAAACATCATGTATTCCTGTGACTTTCTGAATGTCTGTAGTCACTAATGCCCATCTATCGTTTCCTCCTGTCATTGGAACTTTTATAGTTCCAATTAATTCACCATCCACACCGTCTAACCTTACTTCCATAGATACATCACTGTTGTGAGTTGTACCCAGCCTTGCGGTAAATTTTGAAGCCCCATCTTTTCGGAAATCGACATCTTTAACTTTTGTAAAAGCATCATTTTTCATGGCAGTTATAAAAACACCAACCTCATTATTCTGCATCGCTTTTACATCTTTTGACCAAGCCATAGTTTCTGCTTCTGACTTAACGTAAGGATTGACAGTGGCCAAGCTTTTTTTAATTCCTTCGGTCATATTCATCTGTTTAATGGTGCCATCCGGATTGAAAACAGCTTCTTCTACACATACTGATCGGGTAAAACCTCCACCTCCAGGTAATGCGCCATTATGATAGAAAAAATAAGACTTGCCTTTAAAATCAATAACACCGGGATGGTTTGTAAAGCTTCCGCTCTGAGTAGGCATTACAACCCCCTGATATTTCCAAGGACCAATCGGACTTTTGCTGGTCGAATAACTTATATGTTCTGAAATTGGACCTCCCGCAAAAAACAAATAATACAATTTGTTTCTTTTATAAAGCTAGGGTCCTTCTTCATAAGTTGTAGGCCTGCGGGAATCTTCTTTTCCTATGCGTTTTCCAAATGCTTCAATAGTGTTTGGGAATGTTTTTATTTCGTCATTATAAGAGATCATGTCTTCGTTCAATTTCACATAATGGCATACAGGATTTCCCCATAATAGATAAGCCTGTCCATCATCATCAACAAAAACCGTTGGATCAATATCGGCATTGCTGTTTTGAATTAGTGGTTTTCCTAAAGGATCTGTGAAAGGTCCATAAGGGCTATTTGACACTGCGACTCCAATACCATTTTTCCCCTGACGATCGGTTATTGGCGCATATATATAAAACTTGCCTTCTCTTTCTATACACTGAATTGCCCAAGCATTCATCTTTGCCCAGCTAAAATCTTTGTATGACAGCACCGCGCCATGATCTGTCCAGTTTACCATGTCTTCGGTAGTGTATAACTTCCAGTCATTCATCGTAAACCAAGTCGATTCATCTTCGTCATGGGAAGTATACAAATACACTTTGCCATTATACACCATCGGTGCGGGATCGGCGGTATAGCTTGTCTGTACAATAGGATTTTGAGAAAATCCAATCATAGGAATTATATATACCAAAAGCTTAATTTTTTTTAAGTACATTTTTTATTTATTAACTTTTTTAGATTGTTTTTAAATTAAATGGGATTATTCAAATAGCCACCAATCTAAATTAAACATAGATTTCTCATTCCCTTTGAACACAAAAAACAGATTATGCAAGCCTTTTACCTTTTTAACTTTAGCATTAAATTCTTTCCAAGTATTTAAATCCCCGGTACTTTTTATAACACAAACACCCAGAAGTTCGCCTTCTTTAGTATCTAAATGGATTTCTATTTTTCCTCCCAAAATGGAAGAGGCACTAACTTGGAAACTTTTTGGTTCTTTATCAAAATTAACAGACTGAATATCAATATAATCGTCGTTGTCTATTTTAGTCACAAATACACCTTTTTCATTAATTGCATCCGACTTCACTCCTTCACTCCATGCCATGGTTTCAGCTTCAACACGTTTAAAAGGATTAATTGTTCCAACTGGTTTTGGTCCATCAACAGACCAGTATGATAAGGCTTGTATTGTTCCGTCGGGATTATAAATGATTTCGTCCATATCCACAGAACGTCTTTCATAAAACGTAGCAGTTTCTCTTTTTATTAAATCATAACTATGACCAAAAACATAAGATTTACCTTTATAATCAATTATCCCAGGGTGATTACCTCTTGTTTTCTCACTGGCTTGAACGACCATTCCTTTATATTCCCAAGGTCCTGCTGGGGAATTACTCATCGCGTATCCAATCCCTTCCGGACAGCAAGTTGAGGCGTAAGACATATAATAATGTCCTTTGCGTTTATAAACCCAAGGCCCTTCCTGATAGTTCCTTGGTTTAGTAGGTTCTTTGACAACTTCTCCAGAGGTCGAAATCATGTCTTCATTTAATTTCACATAATATACATCCGGATTTCCCCAATATAGATAAGCTTGTCCGTCATCATCAATAAGTGGTGTTGGGTCAATATCA of Flavobacterium marginilacus contains these proteins:
- a CDS encoding glycoside hydrolase family 43 protein, which produces MSFKKKCLLVFCSIPMLGFAQKPIIQTKYTADPAPMVHNDTVFLYTSHDEDDATGFKMKDWLLYTSTDMVNWTDHGIVASLNDFSWVKHDNGAWAIQCIERNGKFYIYAPMHGQGIGVLVSDSPYGPFKDPLGKRLIEDNHIWNDIDPTPLIDDDGQAYLYWGNPDVYYVKLNEDMISTSGEVVKEPTKPRNYQEGPWVYKRKGHYYMSYASTCCPEGIGYAMSNSPAGPWEYKGMVVQASEKTRGNHPGIIDYKGKSYVFGHSYDLIKRETATFYERRSVDMDEIIYNPDGTIQALSYWSVDGPKPVGTINPFKRVEAETMAWSEGVKSDAINEKGVFVTKIDNDDYIDIQSVNFDKEPKSFQVSASSILGGKIEIHLDTKEGELLGVCVIKSTGDLNTWKEFNAKVKKVKGLHNLFFVFKGNEKSMFNLDWWLFE
- a CDS encoding carbohydrate-binding protein; this translates as MNMTEGIKKSLATVNPYVKSEAETMAWSKDVKAMQNNEVGVFITAMKNDAFTKVKDVDFRKDGASKFTARLGTTHNSDVSMEVRLDGVDGELIGTIKVPMTGGNDRWALVTTDIQKVTGIHDVYFVFKGKASSKIMFFDYWMFSK
- a CDS encoding family 43 glycosylhydrolase, encoding MKNLTCIFKIEMVLVFIINTVSFAQNPLIRDQFTADPSARVFGDKVYIFPSHDILAAEGKGRKDWFCMEDYHVFSSADLTHWTDHGMIVQQNSVSWVKPNSYSMWAPDCIERKGKYYFYFPSIPKDTINYKKGFTVGVAIASKPEGPYVPEPNPIKGISGIDPNVFIDKDGQAYLYWSGGNIYGAKLKENMTELDSEVKTLENLPAIGLKEGPYVFERNGIYYLTYPHVENKIERLEYATAYNPLGPFKVAGVIMDESPAGCWTNHHSIIEFKKQWYLFYHHNDLSPQFDKARSIRADYLNFNPDGTIQKVIPTLRGVGITKATDQIQIDRYFEISDKGVSISFLESQNSFKGWKTSFNQSGGWIQYNNVDFGQKKLKSVTVKVSSEKGGVLQIASKEKKQTIIAEVTVSKGSNWAEIKSPVLTMESGIQNLIVLSKGDNQIEIDWIKFE